One part of the Amaranthus tricolor cultivar Red isolate AtriRed21 chromosome 16, ASM2621246v1, whole genome shotgun sequence genome encodes these proteins:
- the LOC130802999 gene encoding 60S ribosomal protein L35a-3-like — protein MVKGRQGERVRLYVRGSILGYKRSKSNQYPNTSLIQIEGVNTQEEVAWYLGKKLAYIYKANTKKNGSHYRCIWGKVCRPHGNSGVVRAKFKSNLPSKSMGDKVRVIMYPRNI, from the exons ATGGTGAAGGGTCGTCAAGGAGAACGAGTCAG GCTCTATGTCAGAGGCTCAATTTTAGGTTACAAAAG GTCAAAATCAAACCAGTACCCAAACACATCTTTGATTCAGATCGAGGGAGTTAATACCCAAGAAGAAGTTGCTTGGTATTTGGGAAAGAAATTGGCTTACATTTACAAGGCCAACACTAAGAAGAATGGCTCACATTATAGATGCATCTGGGGTAAGGTTTGTAGGCCTCATGGTAATAGTGGTGTTGTTCGTGCTAAGTTTAAGTCCAACCTTCCTTCTAAATCAATG GGTGATAAGGTTAGGGTTATAATGTACCCCAGAAACATTTAA
- the LOC130802998 gene encoding probable sugar phosphate/phosphate translocator At3g11320 — MKSSSRFFTIGLVAAWYSSNIGVLLLNKYLLSNYGFKYPIFLTMCHMTACSLLSYIAIAWMKMVPMQTIRSRVQFLKIAALSLIFCGSVVSGNVSLKYLPVSFNQAIGATTPFFTAVFAYLMTFKREAWLTYITLVPVVTGVVIASGGEPSFHLFGFIMCVGATAARALKSVVQGILLSSEGEKLNSMNLLLYMAPMAVVFLLPATLFMEENVVGITLALAREDVKILWLLLFNSSLAYFVNLTNFLVTKHTSALTLQVLGNAKGAVAVVISILIFKNPVSITGMLGYSLTVIGVVLYSEAKKRSKSTS; from the exons atgaaatcgtCGAGTAGATTCTTCACAATAGGGCTAGTAGCAGCATGGTATTCATCAAACATTGGGGTTTTATTGTTGAACAAGTATTTGTTATCAAATTATGGATTTAAATACCCGATTTTTCTCACTATGTGTCATATGAcagcttgttcattgttaagtTACATTGCAATAGCTTGGATGAAGATGGTACCTATGCAAACAATTCGATCTAGGGTTCAATTCTTGAAGATCGCAGCTTTAAGTTTGATATTTTGTGGTTCTGTTGTTAGTGGAAACGTTTCGTTGAAATATCTCCCTGTTTCGTTTAATCAAGCAATTGGGGCTACTACGCCTTTTTTCACCGCGGTTTTTGCTTATCTTATGACCTTTAAGAGAGAAGCGTGGCTTACCTATATCACCCTTGTTCCTGTTGTCACTGGTGTTGTTATTGCTAGTGGG GGTGAACCGAGTTTCCATCTTTTTGGATTTATAATGTGTGTGGGTGCAACGGCTGCTAGGGCTCTTAAATCTGTGGTTCAGGGTATTTTGCTGTCCTCCGAAGG GGAGAAGCTTAACTCTATGAACCTCCTTCTTTATATGGCTCCAATGGCTGTTGTTTTCCTCCTTCCAGCAACACTGTTTATGGAAGAAAATGTGGTCGGTATAACTCTGGCACTTGCAAGGGAAGATGTTAAGATACTCTGGTTATTGTTGTTCAATTCTTCGTTGGCGTACTTCGTGAATCTGACCAACTTCCTGGTCACCAAACACACTAGTGCTTTGACTCTCCAG GTCCTTGGAAATGCAAAGGGTGCAGTCGCTGTCGTGATCTCAATTTTGATCTTTAAAAACCCGGTCTCAATCACCGGGATGCTTGGTTATTCTCTCACAGTCATTGGGGTCGTCCTCTACAGTGAAGCCAAGAAAAGAAGCAAATCAACGAGCTAA